From Bacteroidales bacterium, one genomic window encodes:
- a CDS encoding amylo-alpha-1,6-glucosidase: MAYLEFNKEKLVNLEYSLAREILLSNRAGGYVNTTIVCCNTRKYHGLLVVPIDNFGGEKHILLSNIHESLVQHGKCFNLGIASYGAVYEPRGHKYIVDFQMNYSSTITYQVGDMLFSKTIMFVRETEEVLIKYTLLESPSTATLRLKPFLAFRNIHALTKANTDADTRFTPADNGVAFCMYKGFPTLNLQLSKKNDWVACPDWYYNIVYKEESRRGFDDREDLFVPGYFEVPIKKGESIILSASTSPAISKELISRFAEEIKKRDNRRNSYDDCMKIAGKQFIIRNNGEYSICSGYSWDYECLRDSFIALPGLTVYNDGDEEKFHKVMENACTQKLNQLVAPSNQPDTPLWMFKTLQEYQDWKDDFWKFNDSNKVDVSVKERVQKDIWKRYGKVMREILESFLDGRRDEIKLHGNGLLWAKKTDTALSWMNVYDVNKKPITERGGYQVEVNALWYNALCYYTELDEKFGDGNFARHIAPVIKSIKDNYYNYFWSEERGHLADYVDEEGQNIYTRPNQLMACSVPYSPIEDEVKMKVLESVGRELLTTRGIRTLSPKNPLYKGVYEGNQSARDYAHHNGCAYPWILGPYINSCLRLQGKFWISKGMHLIHAFEEDMTVHGIGTISEMYDGNPPFLPHGCISFANSVGELIRAKYMLSRFGSKEPLPVPHPVGAECVTGSVKEKSANKKAGKKRVPAAAGKVKKGGVKR; encoded by the coding sequence ATGGCATATTTGGAATTTAATAAGGAAAAGCTGGTGAATCTGGAGTATTCTCTTGCAAGAGAGATTCTTCTTTCTAACCGCGCAGGAGGTTATGTAAACACTACTATTGTCTGTTGCAATACCAGAAAGTATCATGGGCTTCTGGTAGTCCCGATAGATAATTTTGGAGGTGAGAAGCATATTCTGCTCTCTAATATTCATGAGAGCCTTGTTCAGCACGGCAAATGCTTTAACCTTGGAATTGCTTCATACGGAGCTGTTTATGAACCAAGAGGACATAAGTATATTGTAGATTTTCAGATGAACTATTCATCTACAATCACTTATCAGGTTGGAGATATGCTGTTTAGCAAGACTATTATGTTTGTGCGGGAGACGGAAGAGGTTCTTATTAAATATACTTTGCTTGAGTCTCCTTCAACCGCAACTCTGAGGCTTAAACCGTTTTTGGCTTTCCGTAATATTCATGCTCTTACAAAAGCAAATACTGATGCGGATACCCGCTTCACGCCCGCTGATAATGGCGTTGCATTTTGTATGTATAAAGGTTTTCCTACTCTAAATCTGCAACTTAGCAAGAAGAATGATTGGGTGGCATGTCCGGATTGGTATTATAATATTGTGTACAAGGAGGAGAGCAGAAGGGGTTTTGATGACAGAGAGGATTTATTTGTACCGGGTTATTTTGAGGTGCCGATTAAAAAAGGGGAGAGCATTATTCTCTCCGCAAGCACTTCTCCTGCAATCTCTAAAGAGCTGATTTCCAGGTTTGCTGAGGAAATAAAGAAAAGGGACAACCGCCGCAACAGCTATGATGATTGTATGAAAATAGCGGGCAAGCAGTTCATAATCAGGAACAACGGCGAGTATAGCATTTGCAGCGGATATTCTTGGGATTATGAGTGTCTCCGCGACAGTTTTATTGCGCTGCCTGGTTTGACTGTTTACAATGACGGGGATGAGGAGAAATTCCACAAGGTGATGGAGAACGCATGTACGCAAAAACTAAATCAGCTTGTTGCCCCTTCAAATCAGCCGGATACTCCTTTGTGGATGTTTAAAACTTTGCAAGAGTATCAGGATTGGAAAGATGATTTTTGGAAATTCAATGATTCAAATAAAGTGGATGTCTCTGTGAAAGAGAGAGTTCAGAAGGATATTTGGAAGAGGTACGGGAAAGTGATGAGGGAGATTCTTGAATCATTTTTAGATGGACGAAGAGATGAAATAAAGCTCCACGGCAACGGATTGCTTTGGGCAAAGAAAACAGATACGGCTCTTTCATGGATGAATGTTTATGATGTGAATAAGAAGCCGATTACAGAGAGGGGAGGATATCAGGTGGAGGTTAATGCCTTATGGTACAATGCATTGTGCTACTACACAGAACTTGATGAAAAATTTGGAGATGGAAATTTTGCCAGGCACATTGCTCCGGTTATCAAATCCATAAAGGATAATTATTACAATTATTTTTGGAGTGAAGAGAGGGGGCACCTTGCAGACTATGTAGATGAGGAGGGACAGAATATTTATACTCGTCCTAACCAGCTGATGGCCTGCTCTGTACCGTACTCGCCAATAGAAGATGAGGTCAAAATGAAAGTGCTGGAATCTGTCGGGAGAGAACTTCTTACAACAAGAGGAATAAGAACTTTGTCTCCTAAGAATCCGCTGTATAAGGGTGTGTATGAGGGGAATCAGTCTGCAAGGGATTATGCTCATCACAATGGATGCGCATATCCTTGGATTTTAGGACCTTATATAAATTCTTGCTTGAGACTTCAGGGAAAATTCTGGATTTCAAAAGGGATGCATTTGATACATGCTTTTGAGGAGGATATGACGGTTCACGGAATAGGCACTATCTCTGAAATGTATGATGGAAATCCTCCGTTCCTGCCTCACGGATGTATATCTTTTGCTAATAGCGTAGGAGAGTTGATTAGAGCAAAATATATGCTTTCCAGATTCGGAAGCAAGGAACCGCTTCCGGTTCCTCACCCTGTTGGTGCAGAGTGTGTTACCGGCAGCGTTAAAGAGAAGAGCGCCAATAAGAAAGCCGGCAAAAAGAGAGTTCCCGCAGCAGCCGGCAAAGTCAAAAAGGGAGGGGTGAAGAGATGA
- a CDS encoding glycosyltransferase family 4 protein: MRVLMFGWEFPPHISGGLGTACYGITKGLSNNGVEVLFVMPSASGDEDASAAHIINASDVSFEKSWTKVSDFFKNVKFLKVSSTLVPYVDPDEFKRLTVKEIEERRKKSEYEMFRVRYGDKYKFSGKYGTNLMEEVARYAMVAASIAAQNDFDVIHAHDWLTYAAGIAAKNISGKPLVVHVHATEFDRSGDNVNQIVYDIERMGMQAADKVITVSNLTRNIVISKYGVDPKKVVTVHNAVDFSAYKKMDVQRGVDEKIVTFLGRITFQKGPEYFIEAAAKVLKKYNGVRFVMAGNGDLMNRSIRRVARLGIADRFHFTGFLKGSDVRKMFSYSDVYVMPSVSEPFGISPLEAMKSNVPVIISKQSGVAEVLKYALKVDFWDIDALADSIYALLNYPAISKMSVRCGADEVNRLKWDNAALKIKDIYSQVIAEAKR; encoded by the coding sequence ATGAGAGTTTTAATGTTTGGATGGGAATTTCCTCCCCATATTAGCGGAGGTCTTGGAACTGCTTGTTATGGAATCACAAAGGGATTGTCAAACAATGGAGTTGAGGTTCTGTTTGTTATGCCGTCAGCAAGCGGAGATGAGGATGCTAGCGCAGCACATATCATAAATGCATCTGATGTCTCTTTTGAGAAGAGCTGGACAAAAGTGAGCGACTTTTTTAAGAATGTAAAATTTTTAAAAGTTAGCAGCACTTTAGTTCCGTATGTAGATCCCGATGAGTTTAAAAGGCTAACTGTAAAGGAGATAGAAGAGCGCCGAAAAAAATCTGAATATGAAATGTTCAGAGTAAGGTACGGAGACAAATATAAGTTCAGCGGAAAATACGGAACCAATTTGATGGAGGAGGTTGCGCGCTACGCTATGGTCGCAGCTTCTATTGCGGCTCAAAATGATTTTGATGTCATTCATGCTCACGATTGGCTTACTTATGCGGCGGGAATTGCTGCAAAAAATATCTCCGGGAAGCCTCTTGTAGTTCATGTACATGCAACGGAGTTTGACAGAAGCGGAGACAATGTGAATCAGATAGTTTATGACATTGAGAGGATGGGAATGCAGGCGGCTGACAAAGTGATAACCGTGAGCAATCTTACCCGCAACATTGTTATTAGCAAATATGGAGTTGACCCAAAGAAAGTTGTGACCGTGCACAATGCGGTAGATTTTTCCGCCTACAAAAAGATGGATGTGCAAAGGGGTGTAGATGAGAAGATTGTAACATTTCTTGGACGCATCACTTTTCAGAAAGGGCCGGAATATTTTATAGAGGCTGCTGCAAAAGTTTTAAAGAAATATAATGGAGTCAGATTTGTGATGGCGGGCAACGGAGATTTGATGAACCGCTCAATTAGGCGTGTGGCAAGACTTGGAATTGCAGACCGTTTTCATTTTACCGGATTTTTAAAGGGATCTGACGTACGCAAGATGTTTTCTTATTCAGATGTTTACGTAATGCCATCTGTGTCAGAACCTTTTGGTATTTCTCCTCTGGAGGCCATGAAGTCAAATGTTCCCGTTATTATTTCTAAGCAGAGCGGAGTAGCGGAAGTTTTGAAGTATGCTCTTAAGGTAGATTTTTGGGATATAGACGCCTTGGCGGATTCTATTTATGCGCTGCTTAATTATCCTGCAATCTCAAAGATGAGCGTAAGATGCGGTGCGGATGAGGTTAACAGGCTAAAATGGGATAATGCTGCGCTTAAGATAAAAGATATTTATTCTCAGGTAATTGCAGAGGCAAAAAGGTAA
- a CDS encoding glycoside hydrolase family 57 protein translates to MEKSLCMYFQVHQPDRLRLYRFFDIGIDSHYYDEFANRTILRRVAQKCYLPMNKLLLELIKQNKGEFKVAFSISGVALEQFRKHCPEVLDSFKKLAETGCAEFLAETYYHSLASLKSMESFRYQINLHAETIKKYFGVAPKAFRNTELIYSDEIGAAVASMGYNTMLAEGAKHILGWKSPNFVYTNAINPRQKLLLRNFGLSDDIAFRFSDRSNPSWPITAEKYAGWVNDAAKGDDVINLFMDYETFGEHQGVQSGIFDFMRALPGAVLKGTKIKFRTPSEVTEIHQPVAPLHVPFAISWADEERDTSAWLGNELQNEAFEKLYALEKNVLASGSQTLISDFGKLQESDHFYYMCTKFFSDGAVHKYFNPYNTPYEAFINYMNVLSDFEIRVKKSAKGDVAQPEKTEAEKVEKPAASKPKEAVAKRVAVKKKMAKAVKPAEKKKKVTVKKESAESKKKVAAEKRKEQAEILKLVKKATAKTTVGKKKSSK, encoded by the coding sequence ATGGAAAAGTCTTTATGCATGTACTTCCAGGTTCATCAGCCGGACAGATTGCGCCTGTACAGATTTTTTGATATAGGCATAGATAGCCATTACTATGATGAGTTTGCAAACAGGACAATTTTGCGCAGAGTTGCCCAGAAGTGCTATCTCCCTATGAACAAGCTGCTTCTGGAACTGATAAAACAAAACAAGGGCGAGTTTAAAGTCGCATTTTCCATAAGCGGAGTTGCGCTTGAGCAGTTTAGAAAACATTGTCCGGAAGTTTTAGACAGTTTTAAAAAATTGGCCGAGACTGGTTGCGCGGAATTTCTTGCAGAGACTTACTACCATTCTCTTGCCTCTTTAAAAAGTATGGAAAGCTTTAGGTATCAGATTAATCTGCATGCGGAGACAATCAAGAAATATTTTGGCGTTGCTCCAAAAGCTTTTAGAAATACAGAGCTTATTTATTCAGATGAGATAGGTGCCGCCGTTGCGTCCATGGGTTATAATACTATGCTGGCAGAGGGGGCAAAACATATTCTTGGCTGGAAGAGTCCTAACTTTGTATACACCAATGCAATAAATCCGCGTCAGAAATTATTGCTTAGAAATTTTGGATTGAGTGATGATATAGCATTCAGATTTTCAGATAGAAGCAATCCTTCATGGCCTATTACCGCAGAAAAATATGCCGGATGGGTTAATGATGCGGCAAAGGGAGATGATGTAATAAATCTATTTATGGATTATGAAACTTTTGGAGAGCACCAGGGAGTGCAAAGCGGAATATTTGATTTTATGAGAGCTTTGCCGGGTGCTGTTTTAAAGGGAACCAAGATAAAATTCAGAACTCCTTCAGAGGTTACGGAAATTCATCAGCCTGTTGCTCCGCTGCATGTTCCGTTTGCAATTTCATGGGCGGATGAGGAGCGCGATACCAGCGCATGGCTCGGCAATGAGCTTCAGAATGAGGCTTTTGAGAAGCTTTACGCTTTGGAGAAAAATGTGCTTGCATCCGGGAGCCAGACTCTTATATCAGATTTTGGCAAGCTGCAGGAGAGTGATCATTTTTATTATATGTGCACAAAGTTTTTCTCTGACGGAGCTGTGCACAAATATTTCAATCCGTACAATACTCCTTATGAGGCGTTCATTAATTACATGAATGTCTTGAGCGATTTTGAAATAAGAGTAAAGAAATCTGCAAAAGGGGATGTCGCGCAGCCGGAAAAAACTGAGGCTGAAAAGGTTGAGAAACCAGCTGCGTCAAAGCCTAAAGAGGCTGTGGCAAAGAGAGTTGCAGTAAAGAAGAAAATGGCAAAGGCTGTGAAGCCGGCTGAGAAAAAAAAGAAAGTAACTGTTAAAAAAGAGAGCGCGGAGAGTAAGAAAAAAGTTGCCGCGGAAAAAAGAAAAGAGCAGGCTGAAATATTGAAGCTTGTAAAAAAAGCGACGGCAAAAACAACTGTCGGGAAAAAAAAGAGTAGCAAATGA